The genomic interval GGCGAAGAGATGAGTGAAGCAACGAATTTAATTGCTAACATCAAAGGCAAACTGATTGTTACAGGCGTGGGCAAAAGTGGACTTATTGGGGCAAAAATTGCCGCAACGCTAGCCAGTACGGGAACCAGTAGTTTTTTTCTTCATCCTACTGAAGCCATGCACGGTGATCTTGGCATGGTTGGTAAAGACGATGCGGTGCTTGCCATTAGTTACAGTGGTGAAAGTGAAGAGCTGATCAAGATATTACCGCATATTAAGCGCTTCGAGATTCCTCTCATTGGAATGGCACGTTCATGTGACTCTTCTCTTGGGCGTTACAGCGACATTTTTATCCCTTTACATATAGAAAAAGAGGCATGTCCATTGGATGCGGCACCAACGTGTTCAACGACACTCACCCTCGCATTGGGTGACGCGTTAGCAGTTTGTTTGATGAAGAAGAAAAACTTTCAAAAAGAAGATTTTGCATCCTTTCATCCAGGTGGAAGTTTAGGTAAGCGTCTGTTTGTTAAAGTAAAAGACTTGATGCTAACAGACGAACTTCCGATCGCACATGAGACAACAAGGCTTAAAGATGCCATCATCACGATGAGTGAAGGCAGACTTGGCAATGTTCTTATAACCGATAAAGATAACAAATTGTTAGCTATTTTAAGCGACGGGGATTTACGTAGAGCACTGATGCGAGATGATTTTAGCATGGATGCAACGGCATTCGAGTATGCTTCTAAAAATCCAAAAAAACTAGACGACGAGACGCTTTTAGCCAGTGACGCATTAGCTTTCATCGAAAAACATAAAATACAACTTTTAGCCATTACCGATAAAATTGGAACGCTTAGAGGTGTTTTACATATCCACCATTTAGTGGAAGCAGGAATAAAATAATATGGAATTAATGAGACTCAATAAAATGATTTCGCATAACACGCACTTTTCTAGGCGTGAGGCGGATGAACTGATCAAAGCAGGGCAGGTCAAAGTCGATGGTGCCGTTGTGCAAGATCTCTCAACGCAGGTGAGTTTTAAAAATAAGATCGAACTCAATGGTAGAGCCCTTTTTGAAAAACACGGTTATTCTGTAATTGCGTATCACAAACAAAAAGGCGAGTTAGTGAGTAAAAAAGATGATCGTGGTCGAAAGACCATATACGATACGCTTCCTGCGCAATTTGGGCATTATCTCAGTGTAGGAAGACTCGATTTTGCGAGTGAAGGGTTGCTACTTTTGTGCGATTCTCCCTCCGTCGTTTCAGCGTTGATGCATGGCGATTTAGAACGTGTCTATTATGTGAAAATCAATGGCATGATCACACCCGCAATGGAAAAAGCGATGCAAGAAGGGCTTTACCTTGAAGATGCCCGTAAAGGTGGACACTCGCGCAGTGAAATTCATTCTATGGATTTTGCACCGTTTCTCTCGTACCGCATTATTAAAAACAGCCCAACATTCTCAACGATTAAAGTGATGATTAACGAAGGCAAGAACAGAGAGCTTAGACGCTTTTTCGGCTATTTTGATGTTGATGTCGTGGATCTCAAGCGCGTGAGTTATGGTAAAATCGATTTAGGCATGCTTAAACCTGGAAAACATCGCTATTTCACGGGGAGTGAATACTCAGCGCTGAGAGACTATCTTGAGTATATGAAAAAAGGTAAAGAGAAGGTTAACGAGATTGAAGAGGATGATGATCAATAACTTCGCCCTCTTCTTTCGTCCTCAAGCGATTGAAGAGTTAGCCGGGCAAAAACATCTTAGTGGTGAGCGTAGCCCTTTTCGTAAACTTCTTAAGTCTGGCTCCATGAGCCATTCGCTTTTCTTTGGTCCTGCCGGTGTAGGGAAAACGACGTTAGCCCGTATTGTGGCTAACGAGTTAGGACTTCCTTTTTACGAATTAGATGCGACAAGTGTTAAAGTCGAAGAGATTCGCAAGATCCTTTCACAACACCGCGGCGCTCTTCAAAAACCACTTATTTTTATCGATGAGATTCACCGTCTCTCTAAAACACAGCAAGAAGTACTCTTGCTCCCCATGGAAAATCATGAAGCGATTGTCATTGGTGCTTCAACCGAAAACCCCTACTTTGTTCTTAGTTCTGGCATACGTTCACGTATGATGCTCTTTGAATTTTATCCCCTTGAAGAGGATGATCTCAAAGCCATTATTGAACATGTTCGCGAAAAAGTTACGTTTGAGATTGATGATGATGCCATAGCCTATTTGATCAGTTCAAGTGCAGGAGATAGCAGGGCACTCTTGAATTTACTTGAATTTGCGCTCAAAGTGGATTTACATGTAACGCTCGAAACCCTTAAAATGCTGCGCCCTAGTGCGCTTAAAGATGGTGTAAGCTCCGATAACACACACTATAACTTGATTAGCGCGATGATTAAAAGCGTGAGAGGCTCTGACGTGGATGCGGCGCTGTATTATCTTGCGCGTCTCATTGATGGTGGAGAGAGCCCTGATTTCATCGCTAGGCGGCTTGTCATCCTTGCAAGTGAAGATATTGGCAATGCTAACCCTAACGCGCTTAATTTGGCCTCTAGCACGCTTGCAAGCGTAAGTAAGATTGGTTATCCTGAAGCGCGTATTATTTTATCGCAGTGTCTGATCTATCTAGCATGTAGCCCCAAGTCTAACAGTGCTTATATGGCGATCAATAATGCGTTAGCCTATGTTAAAAATGAAAAAGCACTGAAAGTCCCAGCACATCTTAAAAGCCCTTCGCCTAAAGGGTATCTCTATCCACATGATTTTGGTGGCTGGGTGGAGCAGAAATATTTGGAAAAGCCCCTTCATTTTTACGATAATTTGCCGATAGGGTATGAGAAAACACTTGCTGAGTGGCTTGTGAAAATTAAGACAAAAGATACTAAATAACTGATGTTACGCAATGTGCGTAACGGTATCTTCAACAATGAGTAAAACCCATTGTTGAAGGTCAGGGATAAATCCCCGACACCTCCTAAAGCTTCATAAAACAAGTTTTATGAGAAATAAAAGGTGAGATGTTGCGCTCTTTTGAAAAAGTGCGTAACATCCATAAATAATCGTAAAAAGGCACGGACTATGATAGTGTGTGGCACAAAGGTGTTTTAATGGACATTTCAACGACGTCACTGCTTGCAAATCAGCTCCAAACGCTTGACCCAAAAGCGACAGCCAAAGAGAATGCCACAAAGATTATCCAAAACAGTGCCGATATTCCGTTATCGCTTACCGCTCAAAAAAGCACAACAACGCCAAGTAATGCCCAAGAGGTCATTGGTCAACTGTTAGGATCTGCTGTGAGTGAAGCCAAATCGAAAAGTACTATTTTTGAGATTTTACAAAACAATCAACTTTTTAAAAACATGGGAAATTTTGCCGAAGATATTAAAAATCTAAGCTCTATCGTTAAGATGGATTCAACCATTGCACAACCTTTAGCCCTTTTGCAGATTTTTTCCAAGAGCATTGATCAGATTGATACGAAGATGCTTCAAACACAAGTGCAAAACTCAGGTGTTTTTTTTGAATCAAAGTTAGCGAACATTGTGACTCAAAAAGGAGTTGCAGAGAGTATTCAAACACTCCTGTCCGAGCTTCAAACCCATCTTGAGGGAACCAACAAAGCCATTGCTCCCCTGGCAAAAGAGATAACGGCGATTATGGATCGTCTGAATGCGTCACAAGATCTCTCCTCTAAAGAAGCGCAAACAAGCCTGAAAAGTCTGTTAGATCTTTTCCGTCAAAGTGTAAAACAAGAGATCGCAAGTGAGGGAGTGGCTGCGTTTAAAGGTGTTTATCAAAACGTTCAAAAACTTAATTATGCGATTGCTCAGATGGATTTGATCCATTCTAAAGTAGAGAATTATGCTACCAATATGAAAGTGGAAGAGCATTTTACAACACAAGTGAAAGTTCTTTTAGAGATGCTAAAAGAGAACCTCAGTGCCTTGCAACTGGATGAGTTGCAACCTCAAATCGATCAGCTACTCAAAAAAGAGACATTGTTAAAAGCGCCTTCCACTGCGGCGTTATCTTTGCCTTTAGCTGAAGGGTTAGAAGAGGTCGTTTTAGCCACAAAAACAGTGCAAGAGAGCTCTTTAGCAACCGCAATGAGCAAAACTTCTATGCCTCCTGCAACAGTAGAAGAAGCGCTTCAGATGGTGGTGAACCGCATTAAACAACAGATTGAAATTCTAGACAGTAAAACGATTCAGCAAGCAGACTTCCTTGATAAGAGTAGTACGTTAGAGCAAAAGATTCACAGCCTGATTAAGCCTGAGCTTTTTGTGGGCAAAGCCATTGCGCAAAAACTCTCACTTGATCCTACAGATGTAGAGTTGCTCAGCGATATGAAAGGCGTTTTAACCAAACTGAGTGATCATCTTCAAGCATCGGGGCAAAACAAAGAAGCCCTAGAAATTACGAATCGTCTGCTAACACAAATCGAGTACCATCAGTTAGTCTCCTACGTGAGTAGTTCGACACATCTGTATGTTCCTTTTAGTTGGGATGGACTCAAAGGTGGTTCCATGATGATGAAGCAAAGTAGCGATGATAAATTCCATTGCCAAATAGACCTTGATCTTGAAGCCTATGGAAAGCTTAATATGATGCTGGTGCTTTCAGGCGAGAAGTATATTGACATTACCATTGCATCGCAGA from Sulfurospirillum multivorans DSM 12446 carries:
- a CDS encoding KpsF/GutQ family sugar-phosphate isomerase translates to MEDFKAIAKEVLELEAKELLSAAQMIGEEMSEATNLIANIKGKLIVTGVGKSGLIGAKIAATLASTGTSSFFLHPTEAMHGDLGMVGKDDAVLAISYSGESEELIKILPHIKRFEIPLIGMARSCDSSLGRYSDIFIPLHIEKEACPLDAAPTCSTTLTLALGDALAVCLMKKKNFQKEDFASFHPGGSLGKRLFVKVKDLMLTDELPIAHETTRLKDAIITMSEGRLGNVLITDKDNKLLAILSDGDLRRALMRDDFSMDATAFEYASKNPKKLDDETLLASDALAFIEKHKIQLLAITDKIGTLRGVLHIHHLVEAGIK
- a CDS encoding pseudouridine synthase; the encoded protein is MRLNKMISHNTHFSRREADELIKAGQVKVDGAVVQDLSTQVSFKNKIELNGRALFEKHGYSVIAYHKQKGELVSKKDDRGRKTIYDTLPAQFGHYLSVGRLDFASEGLLLLCDSPSVVSALMHGDLERVYYVKINGMITPAMEKAMQEGLYLEDARKGGHSRSEIHSMDFAPFLSYRIIKNSPTFSTIKVMINEGKNRELRRFFGYFDVDVVDLKRVSYGKIDLGMLKPGKHRYFTGSEYSALRDYLEYMKKGKEKVNEIEEDDDQ
- a CDS encoding replication-associated recombination protein A, with translation MINNFALFFRPQAIEELAGQKHLSGERSPFRKLLKSGSMSHSLFFGPAGVGKTTLARIVANELGLPFYELDATSVKVEEIRKILSQHRGALQKPLIFIDEIHRLSKTQQEVLLLPMENHEAIVIGASTENPYFVLSSGIRSRMMLFEFYPLEEDDLKAIIEHVREKVTFEIDDDAIAYLISSSAGDSRALLNLLEFALKVDLHVTLETLKMLRPSALKDGVSSDNTHYNLISAMIKSVRGSDVDAALYYLARLIDGGESPDFIARRLVILASEDIGNANPNALNLASSTLASVSKIGYPEARIILSQCLIYLACSPKSNSAYMAINNALAYVKNEKALKVPAHLKSPSPKGYLYPHDFGGWVEQKYLEKPLHFYDNLPIGYEKTLAEWLVKIKTKDTK
- a CDS encoding flagellar hook-length control protein FliK, which codes for MDISTTSLLANQLQTLDPKATAKENATKIIQNSADIPLSLTAQKSTTTPSNAQEVIGQLLGSAVSEAKSKSTIFEILQNNQLFKNMGNFAEDIKNLSSIVKMDSTIAQPLALLQIFSKSIDQIDTKMLQTQVQNSGVFFESKLANIVTQKGVAESIQTLLSELQTHLEGTNKAIAPLAKEITAIMDRLNASQDLSSKEAQTSLKSLLDLFRQSVKQEIASEGVAAFKGVYQNVQKLNYAIAQMDLIHSKVENYATNMKVEEHFTTQVKVLLEMLKENLSALQLDELQPQIDQLLKKETLLKAPSTAALSLPLAEGLEEVVLATKTVQESSLATAMSKTSMPPATVEEALQMVVNRIKQQIEILDSKTIQQADFLDKSSTLEQKIHSLIKPELFVGKAIAQKLSLDPTDVELLSDMKGVLTKLSDHLQASGQNKEALEITNRLLTQIEYHQLVSYVSSSTHLYVPFSWDGLKGGSMMMKQSSDDKFHCQIDLDLEAYGKLNMMLVLSGEKYIDITIASQKKELGEKITQQLAKLKRALNEVGLITGTVKMLEYKDVSVVKNDYFSGEKLQFGINITI